In Apium graveolens cultivar Ventura chromosome 10, ASM990537v1, whole genome shotgun sequence, the following are encoded in one genomic region:
- the LOC141689865 gene encoding vestitone reductase-like isoform X11, with product MRLLRHGYAVNTTVRTDHTSQKKDVSYLTNLPGAPERLRIFYADLDNPESFNDSIQGCVGVFHVAHTIDFEVKEDVETITDRSINATISILQACAVSKTVKRVVYTSSAATVMFSGKDLGVLDETSWTDVDVVRSLRTVRESYYISKTLTERAALEFAETHGLDLITLLPPFIHGPFITPHFPGSVRTSMSMIIADDENPFEFSSNTSFVHMDDVATAHIFLFEYPNARGRYICSGADITLEDFPKFLRERYPEYKISLTRFQKKLKDSKTVRLSSKKLLETGFKFRYGLEHMYDDAIKCCKQKGLL from the exons ATGAGACTTCTTCGACATGGCTATGCTGTTAACACCACTGTTAGAACTGATCATACAA GCCAAAAGAAGGATGTCAGCTACCTAACAAACCTACCAGGAGCACCGGAGAGGCTTCGGATATTCTATGCTGATCTTGACAACCCAGAAAGTTTTAACGATTCGATTCAAGGATGCGTTGGGGTGTTTCATGTTGCTCATACCATAGATTTTGAGGTGAAAGAAGATGTAGAAACAATTACAGATAGATCAATCAATGCCACCATAAGCATTTTACAGGCATGCGCTGTTTCAAAAACAGTGAAAAGAGTTGTGTACACCTCCAGCGCAGCCACCGTGATGTTTAGTGGAAAAGATTTGGGTGTACTAGATGAGACATCATGGACCGACGTAGACGTTGTTAGATCTCTAAGAACAGTAAGAGAATCATACTACATTTCTAAGACATTAACTGAAAGAGCAGCCTTGGAGTTTGCAGAAACACATGGACTGGATCTTATCACTCTACTTCCTCCTTTCATTCATGGTCCTTTTATTACTCCTCATTTTCCCGGCTCAGTGCGCACATCAATGTCAATGATAATTG CAGATGATGAGAATCCATTTGAATTTTCTAGTAATACCTCCTTTGTTCACATGGATGATGTGGCTACTGCACATATCTTCCTTTTTGAATATCCGAATGCTAGAGGAAGGTACATTTGCTCTGGAGCTGATATAACACTCGAAGATTTCCCAAAATTTCTTCGAGAAAGATATCCTGAATACAAAATATCATTAACCAG ATTCCAAAAGAAGCTCAAAGATTCCAAAACTGTTCGACTCTCGTCTAAGAAGCTGCTGGAGACTGGATTCAAATTTAGATATGGACTAGAGCACATGTATGATGATGCAATTAAATGCTGCAAACAGAAGGGTCTTCTTTAA
- the LOC141689865 gene encoding vestitone reductase-like isoform X9, protein MRLLRHGYAVNTTVRTDHTSNYCLLGGQKKDVSYLTNLPGAPERLRIFYADLDNPESFNDSIQGCVGVFHVAHTIDFEVKEDVETITDRSINATISILQACAVSKTVKRVVYTSSAATVMFSGKDLGVLDETSWTDVDVVRSLRTVRESYYISKTLTERAALEFAETHGLDLITLLPPFIHGPFITPHFPGSVRTSMSMIIADDENPFEFSSNTSFVHMDDVATAHIFLFEYPNARGRYICSGADITLEDFPKFLRERYPEYKISLTRFQKKLKDSKTVRLSSKKLLETGFKFRYGLEHMYDDAIKCCKQKGLL, encoded by the exons ATGAGACTTCTTCGACATGGCTATGCTGTTAACACCACTGTTAGAACTGATCATACAA GTAATTATTGTCTTTTGGGAGGCCAAAAGAAGGATGTCAGCTACCTAACAAACCTACCAGGAGCACCGGAGAGGCTTCGGATATTCTATGCTGATCTTGACAACCCAGAAAGTTTTAACGATTCGATTCAAGGATGCGTTGGGGTGTTTCATGTTGCTCATACCATAGATTTTGAGGTGAAAGAAGATGTAGAAACAATTACAGATAGATCAATCAATGCCACCATAAGCATTTTACAGGCATGCGCTGTTTCAAAAACAGTGAAAAGAGTTGTGTACACCTCCAGCGCAGCCACCGTGATGTTTAGTGGAAAAGATTTGGGTGTACTAGATGAGACATCATGGACCGACGTAGACGTTGTTAGATCTCTAAGAACAGTAAGAGAATCATACTACATTTCTAAGACATTAACTGAAAGAGCAGCCTTGGAGTTTGCAGAAACACATGGACTGGATCTTATCACTCTACTTCCTCCTTTCATTCATGGTCCTTTTATTACTCCTCATTTTCCCGGCTCAGTGCGCACATCAATGTCAATGATAATTG CAGATGATGAGAATCCATTTGAATTTTCTAGTAATACCTCCTTTGTTCACATGGATGATGTGGCTACTGCACATATCTTCCTTTTTGAATATCCGAATGCTAGAGGAAGGTACATTTGCTCTGGAGCTGATATAACACTCGAAGATTTCCCAAAATTTCTTCGAGAAAGATATCCTGAATACAAAATATCATTAACCAG ATTCCAAAAGAAGCTCAAAGATTCCAAAACTGTTCGACTCTCGTCTAAGAAGCTGCTGGAGACTGGATTCAAATTTAGATATGGACTAGAGCACATGTATGATGATGCAATTAAATGCTGCAAACAGAAGGGTCTTCTTTAA
- the LOC141689865 gene encoding vestitone reductase-like isoform X8 produces MAMLLTPLLELIIQFPLGMFHEAHLGNYCLLGGQKKDVSYLTNLPGAPERLRIFYADLDNPESFNDSIQGCVGVFHVAHTIDFEVKEDVETITDRSINATISILQACAVSKTVKRVVYTSSAATVMFSGKDLGVLDETSWTDVDVVRSLRTVRESYYISKTLTERAALEFAETHGLDLITLLPPFIHGPFITPHFPGSVRTSMSMIIADDENPFEFSSNTSFVHMDDVATAHIFLFEYPNARGRYICSGADITLEDFPKFLRERYPEYKISLTRFQKKLKDSKTVRLSSKKLLETGFKFRYGLEHMYDDAIKCCKQKGLL; encoded by the exons ATGGCTATGCTGTTAACACCACTGTTAGAACTGATCATACAA TTCCCTTTAGGCATGTTTCATGAAGCTCATTTAGGTAATTATTGTCTTTTGGGAGGCCAAAAGAAGGATGTCAGCTACCTAACAAACCTACCAGGAGCACCGGAGAGGCTTCGGATATTCTATGCTGATCTTGACAACCCAGAAAGTTTTAACGATTCGATTCAAGGATGCGTTGGGGTGTTTCATGTTGCTCATACCATAGATTTTGAGGTGAAAGAAGATGTAGAAACAATTACAGATAGATCAATCAATGCCACCATAAGCATTTTACAGGCATGCGCTGTTTCAAAAACAGTGAAAAGAGTTGTGTACACCTCCAGCGCAGCCACCGTGATGTTTAGTGGAAAAGATTTGGGTGTACTAGATGAGACATCATGGACCGACGTAGACGTTGTTAGATCTCTAAGAACAGTAAGAGAATCATACTACATTTCTAAGACATTAACTGAAAGAGCAGCCTTGGAGTTTGCAGAAACACATGGACTGGATCTTATCACTCTACTTCCTCCTTTCATTCATGGTCCTTTTATTACTCCTCATTTTCCCGGCTCAGTGCGCACATCAATGTCAATGATAATTG CAGATGATGAGAATCCATTTGAATTTTCTAGTAATACCTCCTTTGTTCACATGGATGATGTGGCTACTGCACATATCTTCCTTTTTGAATATCCGAATGCTAGAGGAAGGTACATTTGCTCTGGAGCTGATATAACACTCGAAGATTTCCCAAAATTTCTTCGAGAAAGATATCCTGAATACAAAATATCATTAACCAG ATTCCAAAAGAAGCTCAAAGATTCCAAAACTGTTCGACTCTCGTCTAAGAAGCTGCTGGAGACTGGATTCAAATTTAGATATGGACTAGAGCACATGTATGATGATGCAATTAAATGCTGCAAACAGAAGGGTCTTCTTTAA
- the LOC141689865 gene encoding vestitone reductase-like isoform X3: MDNGVVCVTGGTGFVASWLIMRLLRHGYAVNTTVRTDHTSNYCLLGGQKKDVSYLTNLPGAPERLRIFYADLDNPESFNDSIQGCVGVFHVAHTIDFEVKEDVETITDRSINATISILQACAVSKTVKRVVYTSSAATVMFSGKDLGVLDETSWTDVDVVRSLRTVRESYYISKTLTERAALEFAETHGLDLITLLPPFIHGPFITPHFPGSVRTSMSMIIADDENPFEFSSNTSFVHMDDVATAHIFLFEYPNARGRYICSGADITLEDFPKFLRERYPEYKISLTRFQKKLKDSKTVRLSSKKLLETGFKFRYGLEHMYDDAIKCCKQKGLL, translated from the exons ATGGACAACGGAGTTGTTTGTGTGACAGGTGGAACAGGGTTTGTAGCTTCTTGGCTCATCATGAGACTTCTTCGACATGGCTATGCTGTTAACACCACTGTTAGAACTGATCATACAA GTAATTATTGTCTTTTGGGAGGCCAAAAGAAGGATGTCAGCTACCTAACAAACCTACCAGGAGCACCGGAGAGGCTTCGGATATTCTATGCTGATCTTGACAACCCAGAAAGTTTTAACGATTCGATTCAAGGATGCGTTGGGGTGTTTCATGTTGCTCATACCATAGATTTTGAGGTGAAAGAAGATGTAGAAACAATTACAGATAGATCAATCAATGCCACCATAAGCATTTTACAGGCATGCGCTGTTTCAAAAACAGTGAAAAGAGTTGTGTACACCTCCAGCGCAGCCACCGTGATGTTTAGTGGAAAAGATTTGGGTGTACTAGATGAGACATCATGGACCGACGTAGACGTTGTTAGATCTCTAAGAACAGTAAGAGAATCATACTACATTTCTAAGACATTAACTGAAAGAGCAGCCTTGGAGTTTGCAGAAACACATGGACTGGATCTTATCACTCTACTTCCTCCTTTCATTCATGGTCCTTTTATTACTCCTCATTTTCCCGGCTCAGTGCGCACATCAATGTCAATGATAATTG CAGATGATGAGAATCCATTTGAATTTTCTAGTAATACCTCCTTTGTTCACATGGATGATGTGGCTACTGCACATATCTTCCTTTTTGAATATCCGAATGCTAGAGGAAGGTACATTTGCTCTGGAGCTGATATAACACTCGAAGATTTCCCAAAATTTCTTCGAGAAAGATATCCTGAATACAAAATATCATTAACCAG ATTCCAAAAGAAGCTCAAAGATTCCAAAACTGTTCGACTCTCGTCTAAGAAGCTGCTGGAGACTGGATTCAAATTTAGATATGGACTAGAGCACATGTATGATGATGCAATTAAATGCTGCAAACAGAAGGGTCTTCTTTAA
- the LOC141689865 gene encoding vestitone reductase-like isoform X5: MDNGVVCVTGGTGFVASWLIMRLLRHGYAVNTTVRTDHTSQKKDVSYLTNLPGAPERLRIFYADLDNPESFNDSIQGCVGVFHVAHTIDFEVKEDVETITDRSINATISILQACAVSKTVKRVVYTSSAATVMFSGKDLGVLDETSWTDVDVVRSLRTVRESYYISKTLTERAALEFAETHGLDLITLLPPFIHGPFITPHFPGSVRTSMSMIIADDENPFEFSSNTSFVHMDDVATAHIFLFEYPNARGRYICSGADITLEDFPKFLRERYPEYKISLTRFQKKLKDSKTVRLSSKKLLETGFKFRYGLEHMYDDAIKCCKQKGLL; encoded by the exons ATGGACAACGGAGTTGTTTGTGTGACAGGTGGAACAGGGTTTGTAGCTTCTTGGCTCATCATGAGACTTCTTCGACATGGCTATGCTGTTAACACCACTGTTAGAACTGATCATACAA GCCAAAAGAAGGATGTCAGCTACCTAACAAACCTACCAGGAGCACCGGAGAGGCTTCGGATATTCTATGCTGATCTTGACAACCCAGAAAGTTTTAACGATTCGATTCAAGGATGCGTTGGGGTGTTTCATGTTGCTCATACCATAGATTTTGAGGTGAAAGAAGATGTAGAAACAATTACAGATAGATCAATCAATGCCACCATAAGCATTTTACAGGCATGCGCTGTTTCAAAAACAGTGAAAAGAGTTGTGTACACCTCCAGCGCAGCCACCGTGATGTTTAGTGGAAAAGATTTGGGTGTACTAGATGAGACATCATGGACCGACGTAGACGTTGTTAGATCTCTAAGAACAGTAAGAGAATCATACTACATTTCTAAGACATTAACTGAAAGAGCAGCCTTGGAGTTTGCAGAAACACATGGACTGGATCTTATCACTCTACTTCCTCCTTTCATTCATGGTCCTTTTATTACTCCTCATTTTCCCGGCTCAGTGCGCACATCAATGTCAATGATAATTG CAGATGATGAGAATCCATTTGAATTTTCTAGTAATACCTCCTTTGTTCACATGGATGATGTGGCTACTGCACATATCTTCCTTTTTGAATATCCGAATGCTAGAGGAAGGTACATTTGCTCTGGAGCTGATATAACACTCGAAGATTTCCCAAAATTTCTTCGAGAAAGATATCCTGAATACAAAATATCATTAACCAG ATTCCAAAAGAAGCTCAAAGATTCCAAAACTGTTCGACTCTCGTCTAAGAAGCTGCTGGAGACTGGATTCAAATTTAGATATGGACTAGAGCACATGTATGATGATGCAATTAAATGCTGCAAACAGAAGGGTCTTCTTTAA
- the LOC141689865 gene encoding vestitone reductase-like isoform X7 produces the protein MRLLRHGYAVNTTVRTDHTSMFHEAHLGNYCLLGGQKKDVSYLTNLPGAPERLRIFYADLDNPESFNDSIQGCVGVFHVAHTIDFEVKEDVETITDRSINATISILQACAVSKTVKRVVYTSSAATVMFSGKDLGVLDETSWTDVDVVRSLRTVRESYYISKTLTERAALEFAETHGLDLITLLPPFIHGPFITPHFPGSVRTSMSMIIADDENPFEFSSNTSFVHMDDVATAHIFLFEYPNARGRYICSGADITLEDFPKFLRERYPEYKISLTRFQKKLKDSKTVRLSSKKLLETGFKFRYGLEHMYDDAIKCCKQKGLL, from the exons ATGAGACTTCTTCGACATGGCTATGCTGTTAACACCACTGTTAGAACTGATCATACAA GCATGTTTCATGAAGCTCATTTAGGTAATTATTGTCTTTTGGGAGGCCAAAAGAAGGATGTCAGCTACCTAACAAACCTACCAGGAGCACCGGAGAGGCTTCGGATATTCTATGCTGATCTTGACAACCCAGAAAGTTTTAACGATTCGATTCAAGGATGCGTTGGGGTGTTTCATGTTGCTCATACCATAGATTTTGAGGTGAAAGAAGATGTAGAAACAATTACAGATAGATCAATCAATGCCACCATAAGCATTTTACAGGCATGCGCTGTTTCAAAAACAGTGAAAAGAGTTGTGTACACCTCCAGCGCAGCCACCGTGATGTTTAGTGGAAAAGATTTGGGTGTACTAGATGAGACATCATGGACCGACGTAGACGTTGTTAGATCTCTAAGAACAGTAAGAGAATCATACTACATTTCTAAGACATTAACTGAAAGAGCAGCCTTGGAGTTTGCAGAAACACATGGACTGGATCTTATCACTCTACTTCCTCCTTTCATTCATGGTCCTTTTATTACTCCTCATTTTCCCGGCTCAGTGCGCACATCAATGTCAATGATAATTG CAGATGATGAGAATCCATTTGAATTTTCTAGTAATACCTCCTTTGTTCACATGGATGATGTGGCTACTGCACATATCTTCCTTTTTGAATATCCGAATGCTAGAGGAAGGTACATTTGCTCTGGAGCTGATATAACACTCGAAGATTTCCCAAAATTTCTTCGAGAAAGATATCCTGAATACAAAATATCATTAACCAG ATTCCAAAAGAAGCTCAAAGATTCCAAAACTGTTCGACTCTCGTCTAAGAAGCTGCTGGAGACTGGATTCAAATTTAGATATGGACTAGAGCACATGTATGATGATGCAATTAAATGCTGCAAACAGAAGGGTCTTCTTTAA
- the LOC141689865 gene encoding vestitone reductase-like isoform X1, which yields MDNGVVCVTGGTGFVASWLIMRLLRHGYAVNTTVRTDHTSMFHEAHLGNYCLLGGQKKDVSYLTNLPGAPERLRIFYADLDNPESFNDSIQGCVGVFHVAHTIDFEVKEDVETITDRSINATISILQACAVSKTVKRVVYTSSAATVMFSGKDLGVLDETSWTDVDVVRSLRTVRESYYISKTLTERAALEFAETHGLDLITLLPPFIHGPFITPHFPGSVRTSMSMIIADDENPFEFSSNTSFVHMDDVATAHIFLFEYPNARGRYICSGADITLEDFPKFLRERYPEYKISLTRFQKKLKDSKTVRLSSKKLLETGFKFRYGLEHMYDDAIKCCKQKGLL from the exons ATGGACAACGGAGTTGTTTGTGTGACAGGTGGAACAGGGTTTGTAGCTTCTTGGCTCATCATGAGACTTCTTCGACATGGCTATGCTGTTAACACCACTGTTAGAACTGATCATACAA GCATGTTTCATGAAGCTCATTTAGGTAATTATTGTCTTTTGGGAGGCCAAAAGAAGGATGTCAGCTACCTAACAAACCTACCAGGAGCACCGGAGAGGCTTCGGATATTCTATGCTGATCTTGACAACCCAGAAAGTTTTAACGATTCGATTCAAGGATGCGTTGGGGTGTTTCATGTTGCTCATACCATAGATTTTGAGGTGAAAGAAGATGTAGAAACAATTACAGATAGATCAATCAATGCCACCATAAGCATTTTACAGGCATGCGCTGTTTCAAAAACAGTGAAAAGAGTTGTGTACACCTCCAGCGCAGCCACCGTGATGTTTAGTGGAAAAGATTTGGGTGTACTAGATGAGACATCATGGACCGACGTAGACGTTGTTAGATCTCTAAGAACAGTAAGAGAATCATACTACATTTCTAAGACATTAACTGAAAGAGCAGCCTTGGAGTTTGCAGAAACACATGGACTGGATCTTATCACTCTACTTCCTCCTTTCATTCATGGTCCTTTTATTACTCCTCATTTTCCCGGCTCAGTGCGCACATCAATGTCAATGATAATTG CAGATGATGAGAATCCATTTGAATTTTCTAGTAATACCTCCTTTGTTCACATGGATGATGTGGCTACTGCACATATCTTCCTTTTTGAATATCCGAATGCTAGAGGAAGGTACATTTGCTCTGGAGCTGATATAACACTCGAAGATTTCCCAAAATTTCTTCGAGAAAGATATCCTGAATACAAAATATCATTAACCAG ATTCCAAAAGAAGCTCAAAGATTCCAAAACTGTTCGACTCTCGTCTAAGAAGCTGCTGGAGACTGGATTCAAATTTAGATATGGACTAGAGCACATGTATGATGATGCAATTAAATGCTGCAAACAGAAGGGTCTTCTTTAA
- the LOC141689865 gene encoding vestitone reductase-like isoform X6, producing MDNGVVCVTGGTGFVASWLIMRLLRHGYAVNTTVRTDHTSQKKDVSYLTNLPGAPERLRIFYADLDNPESFNDSIQGCVGVFHVAHTIDFEVKEDVETITDRSINATISILQACAVSKTVKRVVYTSSAATVMFSGKDLGVLDETSWTDVDVVRSLRTVRESYYISKTLTERAALEFAETHGLDLITLLPPFIHGPFITPHFPGSVRTSMSMIIDDENPFEFSSNTSFVHMDDVATAHIFLFEYPNARGRYICSGADITLEDFPKFLRERYPEYKISLTRFQKKLKDSKTVRLSSKKLLETGFKFRYGLEHMYDDAIKCCKQKGLL from the exons ATGGACAACGGAGTTGTTTGTGTGACAGGTGGAACAGGGTTTGTAGCTTCTTGGCTCATCATGAGACTTCTTCGACATGGCTATGCTGTTAACACCACTGTTAGAACTGATCATACAA GCCAAAAGAAGGATGTCAGCTACCTAACAAACCTACCAGGAGCACCGGAGAGGCTTCGGATATTCTATGCTGATCTTGACAACCCAGAAAGTTTTAACGATTCGATTCAAGGATGCGTTGGGGTGTTTCATGTTGCTCATACCATAGATTTTGAGGTGAAAGAAGATGTAGAAACAATTACAGATAGATCAATCAATGCCACCATAAGCATTTTACAGGCATGCGCTGTTTCAAAAACAGTGAAAAGAGTTGTGTACACCTCCAGCGCAGCCACCGTGATGTTTAGTGGAAAAGATTTGGGTGTACTAGATGAGACATCATGGACCGACGTAGACGTTGTTAGATCTCTAAGAACAGTAAGAGAATCATACTACATTTCTAAGACATTAACTGAAAGAGCAGCCTTGGAGTTTGCAGAAACACATGGACTGGATCTTATCACTCTACTTCCTCCTTTCATTCATGGTCCTTTTATTACTCCTCATTTTCCCGGCTCAGTGCGCACATCAATGTCAATGATAATTG ATGATGAGAATCCATTTGAATTTTCTAGTAATACCTCCTTTGTTCACATGGATGATGTGGCTACTGCACATATCTTCCTTTTTGAATATCCGAATGCTAGAGGAAGGTACATTTGCTCTGGAGCTGATATAACACTCGAAGATTTCCCAAAATTTCTTCGAGAAAGATATCCTGAATACAAAATATCATTAACCAG ATTCCAAAAGAAGCTCAAAGATTCCAAAACTGTTCGACTCTCGTCTAAGAAGCTGCTGGAGACTGGATTCAAATTTAGATATGGACTAGAGCACATGTATGATGATGCAATTAAATGCTGCAAACAGAAGGGTCTTCTTTAA
- the LOC141689865 gene encoding vestitone reductase-like isoform X2, with the protein MDNGVVCVTGGTGFVASWLIMRLLRHGYAVNTTVRTDHTSMFHEAHLGNYCLLGGQKKDVSYLTNLPGAPERLRIFYADLDNPESFNDSIQGCVGVFHVAHTIDFEVKEDVETITDRSINATISILQACAVSKTVKRVVYTSSAATVMFSGKDLGVLDETSWTDVDVVRSLRTVRESYYISKTLTERAALEFAETHGLDLITLLPPFIHGPFITPHFPGSVRTSMSMIIDDENPFEFSSNTSFVHMDDVATAHIFLFEYPNARGRYICSGADITLEDFPKFLRERYPEYKISLTRFQKKLKDSKTVRLSSKKLLETGFKFRYGLEHMYDDAIKCCKQKGLL; encoded by the exons ATGGACAACGGAGTTGTTTGTGTGACAGGTGGAACAGGGTTTGTAGCTTCTTGGCTCATCATGAGACTTCTTCGACATGGCTATGCTGTTAACACCACTGTTAGAACTGATCATACAA GCATGTTTCATGAAGCTCATTTAGGTAATTATTGTCTTTTGGGAGGCCAAAAGAAGGATGTCAGCTACCTAACAAACCTACCAGGAGCACCGGAGAGGCTTCGGATATTCTATGCTGATCTTGACAACCCAGAAAGTTTTAACGATTCGATTCAAGGATGCGTTGGGGTGTTTCATGTTGCTCATACCATAGATTTTGAGGTGAAAGAAGATGTAGAAACAATTACAGATAGATCAATCAATGCCACCATAAGCATTTTACAGGCATGCGCTGTTTCAAAAACAGTGAAAAGAGTTGTGTACACCTCCAGCGCAGCCACCGTGATGTTTAGTGGAAAAGATTTGGGTGTACTAGATGAGACATCATGGACCGACGTAGACGTTGTTAGATCTCTAAGAACAGTAAGAGAATCATACTACATTTCTAAGACATTAACTGAAAGAGCAGCCTTGGAGTTTGCAGAAACACATGGACTGGATCTTATCACTCTACTTCCTCCTTTCATTCATGGTCCTTTTATTACTCCTCATTTTCCCGGCTCAGTGCGCACATCAATGTCAATGATAATTG ATGATGAGAATCCATTTGAATTTTCTAGTAATACCTCCTTTGTTCACATGGATGATGTGGCTACTGCACATATCTTCCTTTTTGAATATCCGAATGCTAGAGGAAGGTACATTTGCTCTGGAGCTGATATAACACTCGAAGATTTCCCAAAATTTCTTCGAGAAAGATATCCTGAATACAAAATATCATTAACCAG ATTCCAAAAGAAGCTCAAAGATTCCAAAACTGTTCGACTCTCGTCTAAGAAGCTGCTGGAGACTGGATTCAAATTTAGATATGGACTAGAGCACATGTATGATGATGCAATTAAATGCTGCAAACAGAAGGGTCTTCTTTAA
- the LOC141689865 gene encoding vestitone reductase-like isoform X4 — protein sequence MILSSTMNFGLCYMKYLFHIHLIHQFPLGMFHEAHLGNYCLLGGQKKDVSYLTNLPGAPERLRIFYADLDNPESFNDSIQGCVGVFHVAHTIDFEVKEDVETITDRSINATISILQACAVSKTVKRVVYTSSAATVMFSGKDLGVLDETSWTDVDVVRSLRTVRESYYISKTLTERAALEFAETHGLDLITLLPPFIHGPFITPHFPGSVRTSMSMIIADDENPFEFSSNTSFVHMDDVATAHIFLFEYPNARGRYICSGADITLEDFPKFLRERYPEYKISLTRFQKKLKDSKTVRLSSKKLLETGFKFRYGLEHMYDDAIKCCKQKGLL from the exons ATGATTCTGAGTTCTACAATGAATTTTGGTTTATGTTACATGAAATATCTGTTTCATATCCATTTGATTCATCAGTTCCCTTTAGGCATGTTTCATGAAGCTCATTTAGGTAATTATTGTCTTTTGGGAGGCCAAAAGAAGGATGTCAGCTACCTAACAAACCTACCAGGAGCACCGGAGAGGCTTCGGATATTCTATGCTGATCTTGACAACCCAGAAAGTTTTAACGATTCGATTCAAGGATGCGTTGGGGTGTTTCATGTTGCTCATACCATAGATTTTGAGGTGAAAGAAGATGTAGAAACAATTACAGATAGATCAATCAATGCCACCATAAGCATTTTACAGGCATGCGCTGTTTCAAAAACAGTGAAAAGAGTTGTGTACACCTCCAGCGCAGCCACCGTGATGTTTAGTGGAAAAGATTTGGGTGTACTAGATGAGACATCATGGACCGACGTAGACGTTGTTAGATCTCTAAGAACAGTAAGAGAATCATACTACATTTCTAAGACATTAACTGAAAGAGCAGCCTTGGAGTTTGCAGAAACACATGGACTGGATCTTATCACTCTACTTCCTCCTTTCATTCATGGTCCTTTTATTACTCCTCATTTTCCCGGCTCAGTGCGCACATCAATGTCAATGATAATTG CAGATGATGAGAATCCATTTGAATTTTCTAGTAATACCTCCTTTGTTCACATGGATGATGTGGCTACTGCACATATCTTCCTTTTTGAATATCCGAATGCTAGAGGAAGGTACATTTGCTCTGGAGCTGATATAACACTCGAAGATTTCCCAAAATTTCTTCGAGAAAGATATCCTGAATACAAAATATCATTAACCAG ATTCCAAAAGAAGCTCAAAGATTCCAAAACTGTTCGACTCTCGTCTAAGAAGCTGCTGGAGACTGGATTCAAATTTAGATATGGACTAGAGCACATGTATGATGATGCAATTAAATGCTGCAAACAGAAGGGTCTTCTTTAA